TGAGAGGAGAGCGGGACATTGTGGGCCCAGCAGAGGGATGCCGCATCGAGGAAGCCGCTGATGCCTCCGCAGCGCGTTGCATCTGCCTGCAAGACGGTAACTGCCTGCGCATCGAGCATGTGGAGGAAGTACCAGGCGGTGTAGCCGTATTCGCCAGCGGCAACGTCCATGCCGGCAGGCACACGCGATCGTATTTGGTTGAGGCCAATGAGATTGTCCGAACTCACCGGCTCTTCGAACCATGCAACAACCGCTTCTTCACTGAAGACCTTCGCGAGCCGGATCGCTTGCGCGACGGTGTATGCACCGTTGGCGTCGACGAAGAGCTTTGGCGCGTCCCCAATGGCATGGCGCGCAGCCAGGACACGATGCGGATCGCGTGCTGGATCGGTCCCCACCTTCATCTTCATCATGGTGAAACCTTGCTCGGCCCAGCCACTGAACTGCTTTGTGAGTTGATCGTCCGTATAGGACGTAAACCCGCCGCTTCCGTATACCGGAATGGAGTCGCGTACTCTTCCGAGAAGACTTACCAGAGGGATATCGAGAAGGCGTGCTCGCAAGTCCCAGAGGGCATTGTCGATCGCGGCAATTGCCATCATCGCCACTCCACTGCATCCAAGATTGCGGACGGAATGCCACATCGATTGCAAAATGGCGCCGTGGGAAAACGCATCACGGCCCAGGACAACTTTTT
This Edaphobacter acidisoli DNA region includes the following protein-coding sequences:
- a CDS encoding enolase C-terminal domain-like protein, translated to MLMEAKLQKAHVFVYTVPTDAPEADGTFSWDSTTMVLVHLEGGGKRALGYTYADASTARLTETLLQKVVLGRDAFSHGAILQSMWHSVRNLGCSGVAMMAIAAIDNALWDLRARLLDIPLVSLLGRVRDSIPVYGSGGFTSYTDDQLTKQFSGWAEQGFTMMKMKVGTDPARDPHRVLAARHAIGDAPKLFVDANGAYTVAQAIRLAKVFSEEAVVAWFEEPVSSDNLIGLNQIRSRVPAGMDVAAGEYGYTAWYFLHMLDAQAVTVLQADATRCGGISGFLDAASLCWAHNVPLSSHCGPSMHLHVCCAAPRAIHMEFFHDHTRIERMFFDGFCEPKDGCMSPDLSRPGMGLELKEKDAAAYRI